The DNA window TCGTTGAACAGCTCGCGTCCGATCAGCATACGGCGGATCTCCGAGGTGCCGGCGCCGATTTCATACAGCTTGGCGTCGCGCAGCAGGCGGCCGGTGGCGTATTCGTTGACATAACCGTTACCGCCCAGCAGCTGGATGGCGTCCAGGGCCATCTTGGTTGCCAGCTCGGCGCTGTAGAGTATGGCACCGGCGGCGTCTTTACGGGTGGTTTCGCCGCGATCGCAGGCGCGGGCCACGTTGTAGACATAGGCCTTGGCAGCGTTCATGCCGGTGTACATGTCGGCCAGCTTGCCCTGGATCAGTTGGAACTCACCGATTGACTTGCCGAATTGCACCCGCTCGTGCACGTAGGGCAGCACTATGTCCATACAGGCGTTCATAATGCCCAGTGGACCGCCGGACAGCACCACGCGCTCGTAGTCCAGGCCGCTCATCAGTACCTTGACGCCCTGGTTCAGGCCGCCGAGGATGTTTTCTTCCGGTACTTCACAGTCTTCAAACACCAGTTCACAGGTGTTGGAGCCGCGCATGCCAAGCTTGTCCAGCTTCTGGGCCTGGGAGAAGCCCTTGAAGCCGCGCTCAACGATAAAGGCGGTGATGCCGTGTGGACCCTTGTCCAGCTCGGTCTTGGCGTAGATCACATAGGTGTGGGCGTCCGGGCCGTTGGTGATCCACATCTTGTTGCCGTTGAGTATGTAGCGATCGCCTTCCTTGCGGGCGTGCAGCTTCATGGACACCACGTCGGAGCCGGCATTGGGCTCGCTCATGGCCAGGGCACCAATGTGCTCACCGCTGATGAGCTTGGGCAGGTACTTGGCCTTCTGGGCCTCGTTGCCGTTTCGGTTGATCTGGTTGACGCACAGGTTGGAGTGAGCGCCGTAGGACAGGCCGATGGAGGCCGAGGCGCGGGAGATTTCTTCCATGGCCACCACGTGGGCCAGGTAGCCCATGTTGACGCCACCGAACTCTTCGCTGACCGTGATGCCCAGCAGGCCCATGTCACCCAGTACGGGCCACAGCTCGTTGGGGAAGGCGTTGTCGTGGTCTACCTTGGCGGCGATGGGCGCAATTTCGGCTTGGGCGAACTGGTACACTGCGTCGCGCAGCATATCCACGTCTTCACCGAGACCAAAATTAAGGCTAGAGTACAGTTGGCTCATGGCTTGTGTCCTGTCTGTGTAGTCGGTTGATTCTGATTATTATTGGTATTTATGGGTTCAGGCCTTGGCCTTGCCACCGTCTTCCAGGGCGGCACGGCATTGGGTTTCGGCCGAGGTCAATTCCATCAGCACCACCTTGATGTCATCCATCTGCTGTTGCAGCGCGGCCTTTTTCTCATCGATGAGATCCAGCATGGTGTGCAACTGGGAGGTGCTGCTCTTGTCGGCGTCGTAGAGTTCAAACAGGCGACGGGTCTCGGCCAGCGAGAAGCCCAGGCGCTTGCCGCGCAGAATAAGCTTGAGTCTGACCCTGTCCTTCAGGCTGTAAATGCGGGTCTGGCCGCGACGTTTGGGTTTCAGCAGACCCTGATCCTCATAAAAGCGGATGCTGCGGGTAGTGATATCAAACTCTTTTGACAGATCACTGATGGAATAACTGGTTTGTTGACTCTGGTTTGCGCTCATCTGGACACCGGTTTCTCTGGTTTTCTTGCAAGATATATGAAGTTTACGTAAAGGTAAAGCAAGTGGTCAAATCCCCTGTGGCACGCTGTCAATAGAGCTTGCCAGTTATTGTCTGTTTACCGGCGCGCCCTCGGTATCTCATCTCTGAAACGGCTGAAAAATAGGCTTTGGTCTAATGGGGTTTTTCGCATCCCGGGACAATAATGGCTTAAAAACTGACAGTGGTAGAAAGCGGCATGAGTGGCCCGCGGCGGCAGTTTGGCTGTCGTTACTGGTTCAGGCACCGCGTTACAGGAGTTCAGACAATGACAGATACACAAGCACAGGCACACACAACAAGTCCAATCCAGGATCCGGCCGAGGCAATGCGGACCGAGGCCAGCGAACAGCCGCAGACGTATTGGCGCGCTGCCGCCGAATTGCTCCATTGGGACAGCTTCCCAACCCAGATCCTCGATGACAGCCGCTCACCGCTGTATTCCTGGTACACAGATGGCGCGTTGAACAGCTGTTATAACGCCATCGATCGCCATGTTGAGGCGGGACGCGGTGAGCAAACCGCCATCCATTACGTCAGCCCGGTCACCGAGACCGCCTACAGCATCAGCTACAACGAGCTGCTCGCTCAGGTAAAACGCCTGGCGGGCTATCTTGTCAGCCAGGGCGTCCAGCGCGGTGACCGGGTGGTTATCTACATGCCCATGGTGCCGGAAACTGCCTATGCCATGCTGGCCTGCGCCCGAATCGGCGCCATACATTCAGTGGTGTTCGGTGGTTTTGCCGCCAATGAGTTGGCCAGCCGCATCAATGACGCCAAACCCGTGATGGTGCTGTCGGCCTCCTGCGGCATCGAGCCCTCCGGCGTTGTGGCCTATAAGCCCTTGCTGGACTCGGCCTTGGCCCAGGCCGGCCACAAGGTGGCCAAGTGCCTTATCCTGCAGCGC is part of the Shewanella cyperi genome and encodes:
- a CDS encoding MerR family transcriptional regulator, with the translated sequence MSANQSQQTSYSISDLSKEFDITTRSIRFYEDQGLLKPKRRGQTRIYSLKDRVRLKLILRGKRLGFSLAETRRLFELYDADKSSTSQLHTMLDLIDEKKAALQQQMDDIKVVLMELTSAETQCRAALEDGGKAKA
- a CDS encoding isovaleryl-CoA dehydrogenase, which produces MSQLYSSLNFGLGEDVDMLRDAVYQFAQAEIAPIAAKVDHDNAFPNELWPVLGDMGLLGITVSEEFGGVNMGYLAHVVAMEEISRASASIGLSYGAHSNLCVNQINRNGNEAQKAKYLPKLISGEHIGALAMSEPNAGSDVVSMKLHARKEGDRYILNGNKMWITNGPDAHTYVIYAKTELDKGPHGITAFIVERGFKGFSQAQKLDKLGMRGSNTCELVFEDCEVPEENILGGLNQGVKVLMSGLDYERVVLSGGPLGIMNACMDIVLPYVHERVQFGKSIGEFQLIQGKLADMYTGMNAAKAYVYNVARACDRGETTRKDAAGAILYSAELATKMALDAIQLLGGNGYVNEYATGRLLRDAKLYEIGAGTSEIRRMLIGRELFNETK